One stretch of Bombina bombina isolate aBomBom1 chromosome 7, aBomBom1.pri, whole genome shotgun sequence DNA includes these proteins:
- the MYPOP gene encoding myb-related transcription factor, partner of profilin isoform X1: MRKRKRRPQKAGAIARVAVGCTGGPAMSGDAEEVTRLRKPRFSYEENQILIREVRAHYPLLYGAQSRRLSVAERRRLWESIAAKINAITSWKRTAQEVQKRWNDFKRRTKEKLARVPHSTQSGTAEEALSAEEETIFAILGPGVMPGREHYSSATRLSVMDIAPTGPGSSSPENSLSIPCAPTEASVLIRPKESPSPSPQLHIVQLSNLTPSPDPSEGPSPQLPESGSPLLTPNGIHQHYDPTVAMLRAQHETAEAIRHLTYTLRQSMDRLTNVLAAILPLVPSQPAPSPAPSEIISPIYFPTKTEPEPCCPVSYEVESQGEPQEVIEEPPHSPSPSPPNKRKRFGYTTSRKRRGRWKHL, encoded by the exons ATGAGGAAGAGGAAGAGGCGGCCCCAGAAGGCAGGAGCGATAG CCAGGGTTGCAGTGGGGTGCACTGGGGGCCCTGCCATGTCTGGCGATGCAGAGGAGGTCACCCGTCTGCGCAAGCCGCGCTTCTCCTATGAGGAGAACCAGATACTTATCCGAGAGGTGCGGGCACACTACCCCCTATTATATGGTGCTCAAAGTCGACGGCTGAGTGTGGCAGAGCGCAGACGCTTGTGGGAGAGCATTGCTGCCAAGATCAATGCTATCACCAGCTGGAAACGCACTGCACAGGAGGTGCAGAAGCGTTGGAACGACTTCAAGAGAAGGACCAAAGAGAAGCTGGCAAGAGTCCCCCATTCTACCCAGAGTGGAACAGCAGAGGAGGCACTCAGCGCAGAGGAGGAGACAATTTTTGCCATCCTGGGACCTGGTGTAATGCCAGGAAGGGAGCACTATAGCTCTGCCACACGGCTAAGTGTGATGG ATATTGCCCCAACAGGTCCTGGATCCTCCAGCCCAGAGAACTCACTTAGCATCCCTTGTGCTCCCACTGAAGCCTCTGTTCTCATCCGCCCTAAAGAATCTCCCTCCCCTTCGCCCCAGCTGCATATCGTTCAACTTTCTAACCTCACCCCATCCCCAGATCCATCAGAGGGTCCCTCACCTCAGCTCCCAGAATCTGGATCACCATTACTGACCCCAAATGGGATACACCAGCATTATGACCCAACTGTTGCCATGTTGAGAGCCCAACATGAGACAGCAGAGGCAATACGGCACCTCACCTACACTCTACGCCAAAGCATGGACCGCTTGACCAATGTCCTCGCTGCCATTCTTCCGCTTGTGCCATCTCAGCCTGCTCCATCTCCTGCCCCCTCTGAGATCATCTCGCCCATCTACTTTCCCACAAAAACAGAGCCTGAGCCCTGCTGCCCTGTGTCCTATGAGGTGGAATCCCAAGGGGAACCCCAGGAAGTCATAGAAGAGCCTCCACATTCCCCATCACCCTCTCCACCCAACAAGAGGAAGAGATTTGGGTACACAACTTCCCGAAAGCGCAGAGGACGCTGGAAGCATCTTTAG
- the MYPOP gene encoding myb-related transcription factor, partner of profilin isoform X2, with the protein MSGDAEEVTRLRKPRFSYEENQILIREVRAHYPLLYGAQSRRLSVAERRRLWESIAAKINAITSWKRTAQEVQKRWNDFKRRTKEKLARVPHSTQSGTAEEALSAEEETIFAILGPGVMPGREHYSSATRLSVMDIAPTGPGSSSPENSLSIPCAPTEASVLIRPKESPSPSPQLHIVQLSNLTPSPDPSEGPSPQLPESGSPLLTPNGIHQHYDPTVAMLRAQHETAEAIRHLTYTLRQSMDRLTNVLAAILPLVPSQPAPSPAPSEIISPIYFPTKTEPEPCCPVSYEVESQGEPQEVIEEPPHSPSPSPPNKRKRFGYTTSRKRRGRWKHL; encoded by the exons ATGTCTGGCGATGCAGAGGAGGTCACCCGTCTGCGCAAGCCGCGCTTCTCCTATGAGGAGAACCAGATACTTATCCGAGAGGTGCGGGCACACTACCCCCTATTATATGGTGCTCAAAGTCGACGGCTGAGTGTGGCAGAGCGCAGACGCTTGTGGGAGAGCATTGCTGCCAAGATCAATGCTATCACCAGCTGGAAACGCACTGCACAGGAGGTGCAGAAGCGTTGGAACGACTTCAAGAGAAGGACCAAAGAGAAGCTGGCAAGAGTCCCCCATTCTACCCAGAGTGGAACAGCAGAGGAGGCACTCAGCGCAGAGGAGGAGACAATTTTTGCCATCCTGGGACCTGGTGTAATGCCAGGAAGGGAGCACTATAGCTCTGCCACACGGCTAAGTGTGATGG ATATTGCCCCAACAGGTCCTGGATCCTCCAGCCCAGAGAACTCACTTAGCATCCCTTGTGCTCCCACTGAAGCCTCTGTTCTCATCCGCCCTAAAGAATCTCCCTCCCCTTCGCCCCAGCTGCATATCGTTCAACTTTCTAACCTCACCCCATCCCCAGATCCATCAGAGGGTCCCTCACCTCAGCTCCCAGAATCTGGATCACCATTACTGACCCCAAATGGGATACACCAGCATTATGACCCAACTGTTGCCATGTTGAGAGCCCAACATGAGACAGCAGAGGCAATACGGCACCTCACCTACACTCTACGCCAAAGCATGGACCGCTTGACCAATGTCCTCGCTGCCATTCTTCCGCTTGTGCCATCTCAGCCTGCTCCATCTCCTGCCCCCTCTGAGATCATCTCGCCCATCTACTTTCCCACAAAAACAGAGCCTGAGCCCTGCTGCCCTGTGTCCTATGAGGTGGAATCCCAAGGGGAACCCCAGGAAGTCATAGAAGAGCCTCCACATTCCCCATCACCCTCTCCACCCAACAAGAGGAAGAGATTTGGGTACACAACTTCCCGAAAGCGCAGAGGACGCTGGAAGCATCTTTAG